In a single window of the Acetivibrio clariflavus DSM 19732 genome:
- the grpE gene encoding nucleotide exchange factor GrpE produces the protein MEKKDNLSKELEQDLNEENLAKDLENDNETSKVRNADNEAETDTETSAENTCESEQSSETSSCDELEKIKAELEEKTKKCEEYFERLQRTAAEFDNYKKRTAREKEALYLDATSDIVAAFLPVIDNIERALEAANNTANADSLKEGIELVYRQIQDVLKKLDVEVIQAVGNEFDPNLHNAVSHIDDENYGSNVVVEEFQKGYIYKDKVIRYSMVKVAN, from the coding sequence ATGGAGAAAAAGGATAACCTATCAAAAGAGTTGGAGCAGGATTTAAATGAAGAAAACTTGGCTAAAGACCTTGAAAACGATAATGAAACAAGCAAAGTAAGAAATGCTGATAATGAAGCTGAAACCGATACAGAAACTAGTGCTGAAAATACTTGTGAGTCGGAGCAATCAAGTGAGACATCATCTTGCGATGAGCTGGAGAAAATAAAAGCAGAGTTGGAAGAAAAAACGAAAAAGTGTGAAGAATATTTTGAAAGGCTTCAGAGGACGGCAGCTGAGTTTGATAACTACAAGAAGAGAACTGCCAGGGAAAAGGAAGCCCTGTATTTGGATGCAACAAGTGATATAGTGGCTGCTTTCCTGCCGGTAATTGACAATATCGAAAGGGCACTGGAGGCTGCAAATAACACTGCTAATGCCGATTCGCTTAAAGAAGGCATTGAACTGGTTTACCGCCAGATACAGGATGTGTTAAAAAAATTGGATGTTGAAGTTATCCAGGCAGTAGGTAATGAGTTTGATCCTAATTTGCATAACGCAGTTTCTCATATAGATGATGAAAATTATGGAAGCAATGTAGTGGTAGAGGAATTCCAAAAGGGATATATTTATAAGGATAAGGTTATAAGATACAGTATGGTTAAAGTGGCAAATTAA
- a CDS encoding response regulator, translating into MRRLTFCVVDDAVFMRTLLKKMIEEVEGYKVVGEGSNGYDAIDLAKIYKPDVMTLDITMPDLDGIKAIEDVLKVSPQTKIIMVSAMGQQSMVIEAIKLGAKDFVVKPFEKDRVLQAIKNVTGN; encoded by the coding sequence ATGCGAAGACTTACTTTTTGTGTTGTAGACGATGCAGTTTTCATGCGCACACTGCTGAAAAAGATGATTGAGGAAGTTGAAGGCTATAAAGTAGTGGGCGAGGGTTCTAACGGCTATGATGCAATCGATTTGGCTAAGATTTATAAACCAGATGTAATGACTTTGGATATTACTATGCCTGATTTAGACGGAATAAAGGCTATTGAAGACGTTTTAAAGGTCAGTCCCCAGACCAAAATAATTATGGTTTCGGCAATGGGGCAGCAGTCAATGGTTATTGAGGCAATAAAACTTGGTGCCAAGGATTTTGTGGTAAAGCCTTTTGAAAAAGATAGGGTTTTGCAAGCCATAAAGAATGTAACGGGCAATTGA
- the prmA gene encoding 50S ribosomal protein L11 methyltransferase: MIWYEIKIKTTGEAYDAVTDMLTNIGAGGVAIEDPNDIISELSKPDTLDYADDEFLSTLGDGVTIKAYFPEETNIPELTELIKEKLKFIGQFLEIGEGFIGISQVNEEDWSTSWKKYYKPFNLTDKLVIKPSWEDYRQKNDEIIIEMDPGMAFGTGTHETTKMCAVLLEKHLKSSDTVLDLGCGTGILSIIAAKLGAKSVTAVDIDEVAVKVARENSEINSVSDKVTVIKGVIDNLKKGEKFDIIVANIIANVIIDISDKISSYLKQDGIFITSGIIRERKDEVLETYAKLGFRSIQIEELGEWVAIVFKCLDSL, from the coding sequence ATGATTTGGTATGAAATAAAGATAAAAACAACAGGCGAAGCATACGATGCTGTGACGGATATGCTTACAAACATAGGAGCGGGAGGAGTGGCTATTGAAGACCCTAACGATATTATAAGCGAACTTTCAAAGCCCGATACGTTGGATTATGCCGATGATGAATTTTTAAGTACATTGGGGGATGGAGTCACAATAAAGGCGTATTTTCCCGAAGAGACAAACATTCCCGAACTTACCGAATTAATTAAGGAAAAACTTAAGTTTATCGGTCAATTTCTTGAGATTGGTGAAGGATTTATAGGAATTTCCCAGGTGAATGAAGAAGATTGGAGTACTTCCTGGAAGAAATATTACAAGCCTTTTAATTTAACTGACAAACTTGTTATTAAACCTTCGTGGGAAGACTACCGACAAAAGAACGATGAAATTATAATTGAGATGGACCCGGGTATGGCTTTCGGAACCGGAACCCATGAAACCACAAAAATGTGTGCTGTATTGCTGGAAAAGCATCTTAAATCCAGTGATACTGTATTGGATTTGGGTTGCGGTACCGGCATACTTTCAATAATTGCCGCAAAATTGGGTGCAAAATCTGTGACGGCAGTAGACATTGACGAGGTGGCAGTAAAGGTTGCCAGGGAAAACTCCGAAATTAACAGTGTGAGTGATAAGGTTACGGTTATTAAAGGAGTTATTGACAACTTAAAAAAAGGAGAAAAATTTGACATTATTGTTGCGAATATCATTGCAAATGTTATAATTGATATATCGGACAAAATTTCATCCTATCTGAAGCAGGACGGTATTTTTATCACTTCTGGAATTATCCGGGAAAGAAAAGATGAAGTGCTGGAAACATATGCAAAGCTGGGTTTTAGAAGTATACAGATTGAAGAACTTGGAGAATGGGTGGCGATTGTATTTAAATGCCTAGATTCTTTATAA
- the dnaK gene encoding molecular chaperone DnaK → MGKVIGIDLGTTNSCVAVMEGGEPVVIANSEGSRTTPSVVAFSKTGERLVGQVAKRQAITNPERTIISIKRDMGTDRKVIIDDKSYTPQEISAMILQKIKADAESYLGEKVTQAVITVPAYFSDSQRQATKDAGKIAGLEVLRIINEPTAAALAYGLDKETDQKILVFDLGGGTFDVSILEIGDGVFEVLATSGNNRLGGDDFDQRIIDYLVDTFKKENGIDLKADKMAMQRLKEAAEKAKIELSGVTTTNINLPFITADATGPKHLDMTLTRAKFEELTADLVEKTMEPTRRAMEDAGLSPNDIDKILLVGGSTRIPAVQEAVRKFFNKEPFKGINPDECVAIGAAIQAGVLTGEVKDLLLLDVTPLSLGIETLGGVFTKLIERNTTIPAKKSQIFSTAADGQTAVTVRVFQGERQMAADNKLLGEFNLDGIPPAPRGVPQIEVTFDIDANGIVHVSAKDLGTGKEQKITITASTNLTEEEIDRAVKEAQRYEAEDKARKEAVEIRNNADSMVFQSEKTLKDLGDKISGEDKQKIEAEINKVKEALKGTDTEAIKKATEDLSKAFYEVSAKIYQQNPGAAGPNMGGGQQSEYAGGQENVYDADYKVVDDDK, encoded by the coding sequence ATGGGAAAAGTTATCGGTATAGACTTGGGTACTACGAACTCATGCGTAGCGGTAATGGAAGGTGGAGAACCTGTTGTAATAGCAAATTCTGAAGGCAGCAGAACAACACCATCGGTTGTAGCATTTTCTAAGACAGGTGAAAGGCTGGTAGGTCAAGTTGCCAAAAGGCAGGCTATTACCAATCCTGAAAGAACAATTATCTCTATAAAGAGAGATATGGGTACAGACAGAAAAGTAATAATTGATGATAAATCATACACACCTCAGGAAATTTCAGCTATGATTCTTCAAAAGATTAAAGCTGATGCGGAAAGTTATTTGGGTGAAAAAGTTACTCAGGCTGTTATAACTGTTCCTGCATACTTCAGTGACTCACAGAGACAGGCTACCAAGGATGCCGGTAAGATTGCGGGACTTGAGGTGTTAAGGATTATAAACGAGCCTACGGCTGCAGCTTTGGCTTACGGTCTTGATAAGGAAACTGACCAAAAAATCCTTGTATTTGACCTTGGTGGAGGTACCTTTGACGTATCAATCCTGGAAATTGGCGACGGAGTTTTTGAAGTTTTGGCAACAAGCGGTAACAACAGACTTGGCGGTGACGATTTCGACCAAAGGATAATAGATTATTTGGTAGATACCTTTAAGAAAGAAAATGGTATAGATTTAAAAGCTGACAAAATGGCTATGCAGAGACTTAAAGAAGCTGCAGAGAAAGCCAAGATTGAGCTTTCCGGTGTTACAACAACCAATATTAATTTGCCGTTTATAACAGCTGACGCTACTGGACCGAAACATCTTGATATGACACTTACAAGAGCAAAGTTTGAGGAATTGACTGCCGATCTTGTGGAAAAGACTATGGAACCAACAAGACGTGCAATGGAAGATGCAGGTCTTAGTCCCAATGATATAGATAAGATCCTTTTGGTAGGCGGTTCCACAAGAATACCGGCTGTTCAGGAAGCTGTAAGGAAATTTTTCAATAAAGAACCTTTCAAAGGTATAAACCCTGATGAATGTGTTGCAATCGGTGCTGCAATACAGGCAGGAGTTCTTACCGGTGAAGTAAAAGACTTGCTTCTCCTTGACGTAACTCCTCTTTCTCTTGGTATTGAAACCCTTGGAGGAGTATTTACAAAATTGATTGAAAGAAATACAACCATTCCTGCAAAGAAGAGTCAGATTTTCTCAACGGCTGCCGACGGACAGACTGCCGTTACGGTAAGGGTATTCCAGGGAGAAAGACAGATGGCTGCCGACAACAAGCTGTTGGGTGAGTTTAATCTTGACGGTATTCCACCGGCACCAAGAGGAGTTCCTCAAATTGAAGTTACCTTTGATATAGATGCCAACGGTATTGTACATGTTTCCGCAAAGGATTTGGGTACAGGCAAAGAGCAGAAGATTACCATTACTGCTTCCACAAACTTGACAGAGGAAGAAATTGATAGAGCTGTTAAGGAAGCACAAAGATATGAGGCTGAGGACAAAGCCAGAAAAGAAGCGGTTGAAATCAGAAATAATGCCGATTCCATGGTATTCCAGTCTGAAAAGACTTTGAAAGACCTTGGAGATAAGATATCCGGCGAAGACAAGCAAAAGATTGAAGCTGAAATAAACAAAGTAAAAGAAGCATTAAAGGGTACCGATACAGAAGCTATTAAGAAAGCGACAGAGGATTTGAGCAAAGCCTTTTATGAGGTATCGGCAAAGATCTATCAGCAGAATCCCGGTGCCGCAGGTCCGAATATGGGCGGAGGACAGCAGAGCGAATATGCCGGTGGACAGGAAAACGTCTATGATGCCGATTACAAAGTGGTTGACGACGACAAATAA
- the dnaJ gene encoding molecular chaperone DnaJ, with the protein MSSKRDYYEVLGVSKNASDAEIKKAYRKLAKQYHPDINPGNKEAEAKFKEINEAYEVLSDPQKRAQYDQFGHSAFEQGGFGGGFSGFGGFSDFDFGDFGDIFETFFGGFGGRTSSRTRRGPQKGADLKTSVEISFEEAAFGVEKEISIHRMEICDKCQGSGSKPGTSPVTCQHCNGTGQIQYKQRTPFGQFVNIKTCDVCHGEGKVITDPCDKCNGKGRVRNQNKIKVEIPAGINDGQTIRLGGGGEPGLKGGPSGDLFINVKVKPHAIFERKGNDIICEIPITFVQAALGAELEVPTLEGKVKYQIPEGTQTGSIFKLKNKGIPFIRGSGRGDQYFKVHVEVPKKLNEKQKAILREFAELSGDEVHEQRKSFFDKMKDALGM; encoded by the coding sequence ATGTCAAGTAAGAGGGACTACTATGAAGTCCTTGGTGTTAGCAAAAATGCATCCGATGCTGAGATAAAAAAGGCCTACAGAAAATTGGCAAAGCAATATCATCCCGATATTAATCCGGGGAATAAGGAAGCTGAAGCTAAATTTAAAGAGATAAATGAAGCTTATGAAGTTTTAAGCGATCCTCAAAAGAGAGCGCAGTATGATCAATTTGGCCATTCCGCTTTTGAACAGGGCGGATTTGGAGGAGGCTTTAGCGGCTTCGGCGGATTTTCTGACTTTGACTTTGGCGATTTTGGAGATATTTTTGAGACATTTTTTGGAGGTTTTGGAGGAAGAACCTCATCCAGAACACGTCGAGGTCCACAAAAGGGTGCCGATTTGAAAACTTCTGTGGAAATTAGTTTTGAAGAGGCGGCCTTTGGAGTCGAAAAGGAAATTTCGATTCACCGCATGGAAATTTGTGACAAGTGCCAAGGTTCAGGATCGAAGCCCGGTACAAGTCCTGTAACATGTCAGCATTGTAATGGAACCGGGCAGATTCAGTATAAGCAGAGAACTCCTTTCGGTCAGTTTGTAAATATAAAGACCTGTGATGTGTGTCATGGAGAAGGCAAGGTTATAACTGATCCTTGTGACAAGTGTAATGGCAAAGGAAGAGTCAGGAATCAAAATAAAATTAAAGTAGAAATACCTGCGGGAATTAATGACGGACAGACAATAAGACTGGGCGGAGGAGGAGAACCTGGCTTAAAAGGTGGTCCATCCGGTGATTTGTTTATTAATGTGAAGGTAAAACCCCATGCTATTTTTGAAAGAAAGGGTAATGATATTATTTGCGAAATACCCATAACTTTTGTGCAAGCTGCATTGGGAGCAGAGCTGGAAGTTCCTACCCTGGAAGGCAAGGTAAAATATCAAATACCGGAAGGTACTCAAACAGGTTCGATTTTCAAGCTTAAGAACAAAGGAATACCTTTCATCAGGGGAAGTGGACGTGGTGACCAGTACTTCAAAGTGCATGTTGAAGTACCGAAGAAACTTAATGAGAAGCAAAAAGCTATTTTAAGAGAATTTGCAGAGTTGAGCGGCGATGAAGTACATGAGCAGAGGAAAAGCTTCTTTGATAAGATGAAGGATGCTTTAGGAATGTAG
- a CDS encoding 16S rRNA (uracil(1498)-N(3))-methyltransferase, producing MPRFFINSEDIFDDNINIKGDDYNHIKKVLRLKCGEIITLSDGVGNEYAARIEAFGDGFVHTKIVESYKNATEPPVKVTLYQGLPKSDKMDFIIQKSVELGISKVVPVLTERTVVKIDNQKDAQKKWERWNRISQEAAKQSNRGIIPEVELPISFKEAIKQIKNGSLSIIPYEKESKKSLKQILKSNGHMKDISVFIGPEGGFTEQEIEEAISFGINPVTLGPRILRTETAGIAVLSILMYEVGDVG from the coding sequence ATGCCTAGATTCTTTATAAACTCTGAAGACATTTTTGACGATAATATAAATATAAAAGGTGATGATTACAATCACATTAAAAAAGTACTGAGGCTTAAGTGCGGAGAGATCATTACCTTAAGTGACGGTGTCGGAAATGAGTATGCGGCAAGGATTGAAGCCTTTGGCGACGGCTTTGTACATACTAAGATTGTCGAGTCTTATAAAAATGCAACAGAGCCGCCCGTTAAAGTAACTTTGTATCAAGGTTTGCCCAAATCGGACAAGATGGATTTTATAATTCAGAAAAGCGTTGAGTTGGGGATAAGTAAAGTAGTTCCGGTTCTAACCGAAAGGACCGTGGTGAAAATAGATAATCAAAAGGATGCCCAAAAAAAATGGGAAAGGTGGAACCGTATTTCGCAAGAAGCGGCTAAACAAAGTAATAGGGGCATCATACCTGAAGTAGAACTTCCCATAAGCTTTAAAGAAGCGATAAAACAGATAAAAAATGGGTCTTTGTCAATAATACCGTATGAAAAAGAATCAAAAAAATCATTAAAGCAGATTCTGAAATCCAATGGTCATATGAAAGATATCTCTGTTTTTATTGGACCGGAAGGCGGATTTACCGAGCAGGAGATAGAAGAGGCTATAAGTTTTGGAATTAATCCCGTTACATTAGGGCCTAGAATATTAAGAACTGAAACTGCCGGTATTGCCGTTTTATCAATATTGATGTATGAAGTGGGAGATGTTGGCTGA
- a CDS encoding RICIN domain-containing protein: MKKVFILFSLAVLVIAAINMSLPASAADGIIINGTQFKDTSGNVIHAHGGGMIQYGGYYYWYGEYRDNSNKFLGVRCYRSADLINWEYRGEVLSPSSAPELASCNVERPKVMYNASTKEFVMWMHWENGVHYGEARAAVAYCKTPDGKYTYLGSFRPFASSGVIDHDRPGYMSRDCNVFVDTDGKGYFISASNENMDLHLYELTPDYKGIASLKAKLFVGKQREAPCLIKRNGYYYLITSGCTGWDPNQAKYAYSRDLASGWSELYNLGDSTTYKSQPTFIIPVQGTKGTSYLYMGDRWAGAWGGKVNDSQYVWLPLIFRSDTVLELPYYSSIKINAAEGTITEPITDTTKYKIVNRNSGKVLDARDGTRASQLVQWTDNGSESQKWYLVDMGSGYKKIVSVSSGYVLDIKDDSKSDGAAIIQWYSNGGYNQQWQLIDAGGGYYKLKSRSSGKILDVYKWSTEDGGVIQQWSDVDGSNQQWMLVPVNDTPTPTPVNTPTPPHYTVLKGDVNGDGEVNSIDYGYVKMYLLGMINKFPTADPNVGYAGADIDGNGDVNSIDFALLKSILLGIKSND, from the coding sequence ATGAAAAAGGTCTTTATTTTGTTTTCGCTGGCGGTTTTAGTAATTGCTGCCATTAATATGTCTTTGCCGGCATCAGCAGCTGATGGAATAATAATAAACGGAACGCAGTTTAAAGACACATCGGGCAACGTTATTCATGCTCATGGCGGCGGTATGATTCAGTATGGGGGATATTACTATTGGTATGGAGAGTACCGGGATAATTCAAACAAGTTTTTAGGGGTAAGATGCTACAGATCTGCTGATCTTATAAACTGGGAATACAGAGGTGAGGTATTGTCTCCAAGTTCTGCACCGGAACTGGCCAGTTGCAATGTTGAAAGGCCCAAGGTTATGTACAATGCTTCTACAAAAGAGTTTGTCATGTGGATGCATTGGGAGAACGGTGTTCATTACGGTGAAGCAAGGGCTGCTGTAGCTTATTGCAAGACTCCCGACGGGAAATATACATATTTGGGAAGTTTCAGACCTTTTGCATCATCAGGGGTTATAGACCATGACCGCCCCGGATACATGTCAAGGGATTGCAATGTTTTTGTCGATACCGACGGTAAAGGATATTTTATTTCTGCTTCCAACGAAAACATGGATCTGCACCTTTATGAACTGACTCCTGACTATAAAGGTATAGCATCACTGAAAGCCAAGTTGTTTGTAGGTAAACAGAGAGAAGCACCATGCCTTATAAAGAGAAACGGTTATTACTATCTAATAACTTCGGGGTGTACAGGATGGGATCCCAATCAGGCTAAATACGCCTATTCCAGGGATTTGGCCAGCGGTTGGTCGGAACTGTATAATTTAGGGGATTCCACCACATACAAGTCACAGCCCACATTTATTATACCTGTACAGGGTACGAAAGGAACCTCATATCTGTATATGGGAGACAGATGGGCCGGAGCATGGGGAGGAAAGGTAAATGACTCCCAATATGTATGGCTTCCTTTGATATTCAGGTCGGACACCGTTCTTGAATTGCCATATTATAGCAGTATAAAAATTAATGCAGCGGAAGGTACCATTACCGAGCCTATTACAGATACAACAAAGTATAAAATAGTAAACAGAAACAGTGGTAAAGTTCTGGATGCAAGAGATGGAACCCGTGCTTCCCAACTGGTGCAATGGACTGACAATGGAAGTGAAAGTCAGAAGTGGTATCTGGTTGATATGGGAAGCGGATACAAAAAAATAGTTAGTGTATCAAGCGGCTATGTTCTGGATATTAAGGACGATTCCAAATCCGATGGTGCTGCTATTATACAATGGTACAGCAATGGAGGCTACAACCAGCAGTGGCAGCTTATAGATGCCGGTGGAGGCTATTACAAGCTAAAGAGCCGCAGCAGCGGAAAGATTCTTGATGTATACAAGTGGTCCACCGAGGACGGAGGAGTAATACAGCAATGGTCTGATGTTGACGGCTCCAATCAGCAGTGGATGTTGGTACCTGTTAATGACACACCGACACCTACACCAGTTAATACACCTACTCCCCCCCATTATACTGTTTTAAAGGGAGATGTTAACGGCGACGGAGAAGTAAATTCCATTGATTATGGATATGTGAAAATGTATTTGCTGGGGATGATAAATAAATTTCCTACCGCCGACCCTAATGTCGGATATGCAGGAGCCGATATTGACGGCAATGGAGATGTGAATTCCATTGATTTTGCTCTATTAAAAAGTATCCTGCTTGGAATTAAATCAAACGATTAA